The DNA segment TGTGGGGTAATGTTGTTAGAAGGGGCTGTGCCCTCCAGACATGGGTTTGTGATAAGAGGTTTACCCTTTCCAGACATTTAAGAGCAATCCATTTCTCTAAATACGTGAAAAGGTAAAATACCACAATTAATTCTTCTATATCAAGAGAAGAAGCATTGCACAGCGAAAATGAGCATGAAATAAGACGTCGGAAGGTGTGAGTTCCATTGCTAGGCCTGATATGTTTTAGTTGTGGGTATCGAGTAAGTCAACCTCGGTGACTGCTTTTTCTTAAATCAGATGGGAATGATTAATAACAAAGCCCCTGCTTACGTtacaggactgttgtgaggaaAGAAATGGTAAGGTGTTGTATGCGGAAGTGTTTTATAATAACAGCACGGTGTAAGTTTTTATTCCCTCTAGTTGAAATAAAAAACTCTTCGGTAAACTTGGAATTGTCATTTTAATATGCCACCAATTTGCCCTTCCACTGAATTAAGCATGtgtaataattttcctttttgtcacAAGTGTTTAGTTTAGTCTTTGCTTTCAACCTTGTGTAGTAGGTCACTACCTTTGTCCCCATTATGAATGGGGAAAATAAAGCTTGGAAAACCAAAATCGTCATCAAGGAGATATCTTTGAGATTTGGAGTCCACTTCATTGTTTTCTTGGCCTATTACATAACCACACCTCACTGACTATTCTAATTTATTGCTTCCATCCTGAAACGTCTGATTCGTCCATTTTGCTCTGCGTTGATATCATGCATTTTCACAACTCTACACGCTTTTACCCCCTCTGCTTGGAATCCTCCTTGTCTACGTCTCCATCTGGCAAACACATTTATTTCAACTCTCATTGCAATGCTCTGTGAGGCCTATTTAACTGTCAGAGCTCCTCAGTTTCAGAGCCTCTGTCTTGTTCATCCTGACTTTCCAACCCAGACACCGTTGCATAAATCAGGTGTCTCATACATATTTGTAAATCGTTGTTGACGCCTAAGTAAGGCTGTAGTATTATTTTACCATGGTATTTTGActgagaaaaatgacacatttaaAGAATAACTTACCAATTTTTTTCAGAACCTGAAGGAAGTTGATTCCATTTTTGCACTGGGAAATTTGAGGTAGAATtgttaaatataaaggaaaagctGATAGTACAATGTGAGAATATTAGAATAATGAATTGTCTTTACCAATGACAGTGGTTCTTTCTTGAGCCTATATTTTAATACAGTATAATACAGTTACACTGTATTAAATTTAAGCATAAATTtaacataaatgtattaaatgtattaatttattaattcctCAGCTGAGTGTTTGTGTAAAGATATGTGGTTTTGTGATCAGCCTCTGCCCCAGAGTTACCATAGCTACTGCAAAGTTTTCGTCTTATTTGCAACCATTTCAAGGATTCTCCCTAAGAACCAATTGTTTACTGAAAGTAGACTGTCTTCCAAAAGAGTCCCCACACATAGCCATGATGATGAACCAGTAGGTAAGCTCGTTAAAGGGCAGTAGGTAATGTTTTCCATACCCCACTGCCCAAACTCCcctgtaaacaaacaaaaaaatccacccGCACACAAAGAGGgcatatttccttattttctgaagTATACCAAATGTATTTCTCtcttctcaacatcactatttgAGACAATCTCTAATAagattttatatgcttattttagTATTCTTAGCATAGGCTATTGGAATTTTCTCCCATAAAATATTTCAGCTTTGATCAAGACTCCCACAGTGAGCATTGTATATGCATTCTGTTCTCTTCATGGCTTTAGTTGTTTAAAAAGTGGAATTGTTAGTTCAAAATATTACAAGCAttgtaaaagtgaaaaagaaCACGTCTCTACATGACCCCTCACGTTAAGCTTGATGTTTTCCCTTTAGAGCTTTTCTCcagcacatatgtatatatatacgttgATCCAGAGCAAATATGTCCTGTATTTTATTACCTTAAATGAACCCACTGTATTACTTAGAGCAGGACCAAGTAAAATTGGGGACAGACATTAGTCATGCCTAAGACAGATGGCAAACAGTCTAGCACCAAGTCTCCtatcattttctccatttctcttcatcttaaaatggcattattttaatgGTTCTTGATAATGGAAACTTTGAAACCAATTTTTAAAGAACAGTCCTAAAGGACAGTTGATTAAAAAGGACACATCGATTGCTAAAGGTCAGTTTCTTTCTACAGGGCAATGTTGTGTCCAATATTAGATCAAGAAATGGAGGAAACGGTGAACAGTTAGGCACTTACTGAATGTCTGTTTTAAGTAGTTTTAGTACAGATGTGTGTCCATATTTTACCATCTGTAGAAATCAAAGATATAAACACAACCCAATACTTCATAATGATCACTCTAATATGGTGGCATTTGGGATGTTTGTAAATATCACAGAAACAGATACAAGAGCCAGAATTCATCTTCAGAAACTTGTGAGTCATGTATGTAGATTCCAGatttgttgctccacagcaaaGACACAATGGAGAACACATTTTTTCAACGATgctgtgttttaaagtttttcaaaTAAGGATACCTGCATTGGTGTGGCATGCTCCATAGGATACTGTGTGGAAACGTAACTGAAACAAATTCTCAAGGAGTTTATTATTTAATCAGCAACGCAAGCTCATTTTCCAGTCTTTATATAGTCCCTCagtatgtgtgcacacacacatatgagcTCGGTGAAGCTTGGCAGAATGAGTACTAATTTCCTATTTAAATGTGATCTTTCTAGGATTTACCCCTCAAGTtgcatattttatacatttgGCATCATTAGTTTCTCCCAGGAAATTTCACAGAATATTGTCAATGGTGTCTTCCTATCTCCTCCCACCCACTTTCCCATAATTACCGGAAATACATCAAATTCCAGAGGGGCACTCTTACTCAAAGACACTTTGAGAAGTTAATGATGCTGCCCTCCAACACATTCCTAACCTGCAGACACAGTCACAGCTCGGCAGGCAGAGACTCAACCAGCCGCTCTCTGAATCCCCCCTCGCTGCTTCCTCGCGGCTCCCCACGCTGAAGGCTGAGAGGGGTCTGGAATTGCTGACTACCATGCAGAGCAATCCTCAGTCTTCTGGACATTTGAGTAACAATCAAACTATAGTTTCTGCTTCCCAGAATTCCTTGGGCCGTACCACCTTTGTGAGAGGTTTCTCCTTTTCTACACCAGTAGATCTGCCACGTTCCCTATAAACTGGTAGAGGAGGACTTAATTTACTTCcctctgacattttttttttttcattgacgtGTCCTGTTTCTGACTGAAGAATCCTTTCCACTTCCTAttgagttctcttttctccaggtGGTCCAATTTCGCAACTAAGTTTTCCATCTAGTCCTACTTTCAGCTGTAGATTGACCCCTTTGCCTTCCCGTCTTTGCTACATTCTCTCCATCCTCACCCTTGCAcctcagaatgaatgaatgaatgagacatctctcctcttcccttaCCGGATGTTCCAGGTCAATAATAGCTAATTGTTGGAAGCTTTCGCGCACTAAGACACAGCCATGTTTGGTGCCGCTTTTCTGCATTCACATAAGTACTCTATTGCCTCAGTGCCTATCAGACAGCATGGTTCATAATAACAATTACAGGGCGGCTCAAGAGAATTGGGTTCAAATTCCAATCATACCGCATATTTAGTGCCTGCCTTTGGGCCAACCTACCAGAcagctctgtgcctcactttgctcatctgtaaaatggggatagtaaaattaaagtaaattaaagtaaaagaacagcgcctggcacataataggtactaGGAAATAATAGTTTCCATTTCCCTTTGTTGAACAGATAATGAATGAACAACTGAAAGAGACATCATCTAACTTCTTTTGCTCTCTGACAGGCTCTCATGAAGCTTCTCGGCTTCTAGACAGAGGGATCAATTTGCTAATTCAGTAGCTTAGCTCTTCCAAGGCCACTGAGTTATCCTCCCCGCCCTGCTTCTTAATATCTGCCCTCAACCCCCTCATCACGTTGTCTGCACCTAGAACCCCACAACCCTGCTCAGCTACCGTTTACCTGAATCAGACAATTCTTATCCTTGTTCTGGGTTACTAAAGCCCATAGGATTATCCTAGCTCCTGTAGTCCTGTAGAATTCCCAAATTTATGTCCCAGAGACACAGAGACGCCTCCCACTCAATGCTCTAATATCCAAACCCCAAAGCCTCAGAGTGACTGGCTTTTCCCTCTTGAGATGTTGGAGGTTtacttaaagggatgaaagggcaaagaaaaaatcaaatataaatccTGTCGCTCGAACTTGAGTGGATGGAGGAATGATGACAGAAAACCTGGTCTGCAGAGAAGGGTGATGTGAACTTAGCAAATTCTGTTGTAGACTCTGATACACTTTATCTTTTTAGCAATCAAGGGGGAAAAATCAATGGAAAACAAACTATGAATAGAACTAACCAAAAATCAAAATGGCATTACACTAAGGAGTAATGTAATgatatatatcaaatattaaaGCATATAATCATGTAAGTTATCTCGGAGATTTTAAGTAATTTGAACTATGCATGGATGAAGTCCGAATGTATAACAGTATCCATTTTCTGAGGTTatgatttactttattttattaaataatgatTCTCTTTCCTTTAGTTGACATGGGCTtacccaacatttaaaaatggtattGCTCTTTTTGTACTCTAAATACTCACACAtagttgaaaataaaattcttccatgaaatattttcctggaatttttttcttttctttaaataattggtTTTCCCTCGACAAAATAAAGTGTTATACTACATTACAGCCTCACTGTTAGGAATGAAGAAAGAGGGGAAAACGCAGGAAGACTCACACATACCACAAAAATGGAGAGTATCCAGGTCCTAGAGGAATGGTGAGTGTGATTCACGTTGTAATTGTGTCTTGCATGTACGTGCTGTGTACATCTACCCAATGCTTAAACATAATCTCTTGCTTCCCAGTAACTCCTCAAAATGGTTTTGTGAAATGAATGCATACTTAGTCTGGGAGATCTTATTTTGTGATTGCAACTGctttttatcccttttttttttattagctctGTTAAACTATCAGCTAAAACATTGCTTGAGTTTATCCTTCCCTTTCAAAAAACAATGATTGATACATGAATTAACCTCTCCCCCTAAACTGCCCTAGTTCTCTACTTCCCTTTTCTGAGAATATTTTTAAGTTGTTATCTTTATAGAAGAGtctaaaacacacacagaaaagatatGGAACTACCTAAGTCAGTGAGAAAGGGCACCCAGCTGTTCCTCAGTCCCATTTCCATTGGAAGGGACTCTAATTAAGTATTTTCGCCAAACTGAGAAGTTGAAATGCAGTATCCACAGAATAGAATTAAAATACAAGCAGATTATTTGTTTAATGATATgtactttctttttctacttcttatgagaaggttttaattttgatgcttCATagtaatttttctgtcttttacacTTTTTTTGAAACAAATGAGGAAGTTCAGACATTTTGGAATAATAGCaaatctatataaaatatttggtcAAAaaggtaagataaaatataagaattttttgACCAAGCGTATTTTAGGTTGGAAAATTATTAAACAGACGAATGAATGGCAAGGCAAAATCAGGACCAATTTAACCATAAGAATCTCCAAGCTTCTATCCTTTACTTCTTTGATGTATAAGCAAAGGAAGTAATAACTGGTGGTTTCTGCAGGAAAGTAGTCGCTGAAAACCTGAATATAGGTATCTAAAAAGTCCCTGATGTCATTATAATTGTCCTGTGCTTTTTAACTGTGATAACTCCATTCATAGGTAACAATTCGCTCATAATAGTTACCAGAATAATTATTAAAGTTTAGGAAAATATGTGACAAGTGCACACAATGTATTCTTATTTTGattcagtgaaaaatgaaaagacagcgaCCAGAGATGAAAAGAGAAACTGTATCTTATGGCTTGGAAATGAAAATCTAAATCAGATGCAAACAAAAAAGTTCAGTTTGCCTTTCAAAGTAATGCATAGGCTTGCAGTCGATTGTTTGGGTTCAAAAATGCCCAGGCTTCATTCATAGGTCATCTATGATGACCACGTGCAGAGTGTGTGTAGCCCCTTGCTACTTGAATGCTTGACTCCCTAACACATAGCTTGTACCTACACGAATTTTTGTCAAGACCCAGAAATCTCTAGCCCAGTCCTGGCAGATGTTTGCCAGGTCAGGCTGGACTGAGTCTCAATGACCACTAGATGGCAGCAATTGCATGGCATTTCTACCTGCAGCTCACCATCCCCGCACCAAAGTTGCTTTTGATAACGGCCCCATTCTGTCTCTGCAGCCAAAACCCCACTTCAGATGAAGTCTTGTCCTGGTCTCAAAATTTTGACAAGATGATGAAGGCCCCGGCAGGAAGAAACCTCTTCAGAGAGTTCCTCCGAACAGAATACAGTGAAGAGAACCTACTCTTCTGGCTTGCCTGTGAAGACTTAAAgaaagagcagaataaaaaagtaattgaAGAAAAGGCCAGAATGATATACGAAGATTACATTTCTATACTCTCACCAAAAGAggtaaaaatctggaaaatattgaTGTGAGCTTCTTAGACCAAGGATGAACCTAAAAGGACTTCTGTCCAAATTGAGTAATGAATGCACGGGGTGTGGACAAGCTAGAAGTCTTGTCTTGGTAGATAATCTATATTCCATTCTACCTGAATCTACCTGAACACGTGTTTCAAGGTTAGGTCTCCCCAGTATGCTTTGATCATTTATCTCTAGCTGAATCATGTGATAGTCTACTTGCTTTTCAGAACTACCATTAGGAAGCCTGGTAATACAAGTTGCCGTGACttaaagtggaaaagaagaacttACTTTggggcagtgtttctcaaagtgtgatccccaGATCACCTGTATAGGAATCACCTGGAGCATTTGTTTGAAAAGCAAATTCTCGAGGCTGACCCAGGACTTCTGAATCTGAATTTTGGGAAATAGAGCCCAGGAGTCCATACCTTTAACAAGTTTTCCACATACGTACTAGTTTGAAAACCTCTGGTATAGGGgagaaaaacgaaaacaaaagaaaccctgCCATGTTGATGCTTATGATAGAATTTTTACAGAACTGAAGTATGACCCTTTAGGACCCATTAATATTCTTGGGGGAGAGATGTGTAATGGCAATCATTTTACTTGTTCTGGTTTTCCTGTTATTTATAAGTGCAAGCTATTTTTCCCATTGCCAGAATGTACCTGATAAACAAGGAACGTTTCAAGCAACCGGATTGACACCGTTCCATTAGCTTTCTAAATATCAGTTTGCTCCTGAGAAACGGTCCCGCTACCAGAGTTAACAAGCATTTGGTGAGGGAGGGGCTGAGAGCGTGCCTGGCCTCTGAAGTGCCGAGTGACTTAGTTCCAGCAGGGCTTTTCAGAATTTGAACTTAGAATTTCCTAGAATGCCTTCTCTTCTGCACGCCACCCTCTtgctctcttttctgtctctcttaaTCCACTGTGACTTTACCTGTGCATTTAAGTGTTCTGACCTGGTGCTGTCTGCCTCCGGACTTTATCCTCCACACCCCTCTCCTGCACGCGGACGTTTATTACATCCCCTAGAGACAGGTATCTGTCTCCTCTAGCGTTTGGTGCGGCCCTTACCTTTAAATCTGTAACATGAGTTTGTGTCTGGTCTATCAGCTCTGTGCTTGGGATGCTATATAAGCTATTTCACTTCTAATCAGATATAcctaagtaattttttaaagatgtatcCGTTCGTGCCATTGGTATTCCAGAGTACTCCAATAGCATTGTCTCTGCAAAATGAGAAACCTTGAATTGGATACACAAAAGATTGTCTTAATTATTATTTCCTGCATTAACACAGAAAAAGTATTCATAGAAACAAGGTGGGGAGAAATTTTTCTATAGCCTCAATACATTTATTACTGATGCCACTTTGTATTTCTAACACCATTAAAATTCTGCATCCTAAAAATACATTCTTCAGGTTTCTGGTCTCTCTAGAACCTCAGCATCTAACCAGTTCTACTTGAATTTTATTAGTATATTAAGTTcaccttcatttttatttaatattgcaATACAAGGCAAATATATCAAATAATCCAAATGTGCCCCAAGATGTGCTTCTCTTGTCCATAAGTACACATAATTACAGAGTCTTTGGGAAGATTATCTATCCCATCTCTCTCCCCCAAATATGTAACATGTATCATTTGAAAATGATTATTGTTTAAATTATCTAGTCCATTCCTTTGTACTGTGTATCCTCTTAAAATGATGACTGTcccattttaaaacaatgttagTAGAAAAAGTGCTCTCTATATTAAGTACATACAAttcctttattttacagtctccattttctaattttaagttTTTGTGGGAAACACTTCCCCACTGTTCTCACAGCTCTTGAGTTTCAGATGTCACTCATTGATGGAGCTTTCTAAAATACTTAGTTTTCACAAAATTACTTCTTCTCTGGGCCACAGTTTAGAGATATCATAGTTAT comes from the Pseudorca crassidens isolate mPseCra1 chromosome 13, mPseCra1.hap1, whole genome shotgun sequence genome and includes:
- the RGS17 gene encoding regulator of G-protein signaling 17 isoform X1, with the protein product MRKRQQSQNEETPAVSQAPGNQRPNNTCCFCWCCCCSCSCLTVRNEERGENAGRLTHTTKMESIQVLEECQNPTSDEVLSWSQNFDKMMKAPAGRNLFREFLRTEYSEENLLFWLACEDLKKEQNKKVIEEKARMIYEDYISILSPKEVSLDSRVREVINRNLLDPNAHMYEDAQLQIYTLMHRDSFPRFLNSQIYKSFVESTASSTSES
- the RGS17 gene encoding regulator of G-protein signaling 17 isoform X2, which encodes MRKRQQSQNEETPAVSQAPGNQRPNNTCCFCWCCCCSCSWNEERGENAGRLTHTTKMESIQVLEECQNPTSDEVLSWSQNFDKMMKAPAGRNLFREFLRTEYSEENLLFWLACEDLKKEQNKKVIEEKARMIYEDYISILSPKEVSLDSRVREVINRNLLDPNAHMYEDAQLQIYTLMHRDSFPRFLNSQIYKSFVESTASSTSES